The Syntrophaceae bacterium genomic sequence TCCGTGAAGACAGGGTGAACGAACTGAAGGCCCGCATCGAAAGCGGTAATTATAACGTCTCGGCGGGAGATATCGCCTCCAAGATTGTCGGCGATACCCTGACGGACCTGATTCGCTGAGGAAAATTTTTCCTCGAAAACAGCCCCCCTCCGCCTCCTGAGGCCCCGATTGGAAGGGTCTTGGGAGGCGCCCACCGCTGACCGTCGCGCTGGACCGGATTTCCCGCCGACCCGACCCTCCGGCTTCCCTGGTACGCCCCTTGCAATGCTTTGGATGAATCTCGAAGATCCGGAAGATTTTCGGGAAGAGAACGATCAACAACAGAAGGGGTGAATCGCATCATGAACGGTCCTGCACTCGACGACGCCCGCACGAAAAAGCGTTTTCTCGAAGTTCTTCCACTACTCATCTCCAATCTGCAGGATGAATTGACGAAGATCGAAGCCCTGCACTCCTGCCTGACCCGGGAGAGAGAGATCCTGCGCGGAGGTTCTCCACAGGCCCTGTTTGGGAGCAATGATGAAAAGGAACGGATTTTCGCGGAACTGGCGGCGATCCGGTCTCTCCGGGCACCCATTATGATGGAACTGTCCGATCTATCGGGAATTCCTTCGGATCAGGTGACGGTTTCGATGCTGGCCTCCCTGGCATCCGGTCCGGTCCGGAGGGACCTGACGACTCTCCGGCAGAGGTTCGGTCCACTGGCAGACGAGATTCGGGCGCTCAACATCAGGAACCGGGGCCTGATCGAAAATTCCCGCCGGTACGTCAAGAACTGGCTCACATTTCTCCTGAACGCCGCCGCCAGCGCTCCCTGTTACGCAAAATCCGGGGCGGTTCCCCAGGCGGGGATAAAGGGGCGGTTCTTCCGCACGGAGGGTTAAGCGATGGCGATCAGTTCCCTGCTGAACATTTCCAGAGACGCCATGATGACCTATCAGGGGGCCATCACGATCACCGGCTCCAACATCGCCAACGTCAATAACGCGAAATACACCGTCCAGCGGGCGGTCATCTCGGCAACCAGCGACGGAGCCAGCGTCAGTGCCGATGTCACCCGGGTTTACGACCATTACATCGAGAACCAGATCATCGACGAGACAACGACCGGAGGATACTGGGATACCCGGAGCGGGATCCTGGGTCAGGTGGAGGTTCTCTTCGACGAGACGGCCGATGCGGGGATCACGACGGACCTGGAGGCCTTCTGGGATTCCTGGTCCGACCTGGCACAGAACCCGACGGGACTGGTGGAGCAGAACGCCGTCGTCTCGGCGGCGGACACCCTGGCCTCGGACATCCGGGACAAGTACCAGTCTCTTCAGTCCATCCTGTCGGGCGTCAACGAAAGCATCACCGAGTCGGTGGATACGATCAACACCCTGGCGGCCGACATCGCCACTCTGAACCAGGACATTGTAGCCGCGGGCCCGGACGGGGTCGGGGTGAACGCGCTGATCGACAAGCGGGACGCCGCGCTCAAGGACCTGGCGGAACTCATTCCGATTCAGTCCGTCCGGAGCGACAACGGATCCGTCAGTGTGTTCCTCGCCGACGGGGAGATGCTGGTCGGCACCACGTCGTCCCGATCGCTCGCCGTCAGCGCGGCGGGGGACATTACATTCGAAGGCAACGCAACACCGTTGACCGGCCGGATCACCGGCGGCAGACTGGGAGCACTCCTGGAACTGAGGGACGAAACGCTGCCGGGATACATGAGCAGCCTGGACACGCTGGCCGCCGCTGTCATCAGCCAGGTGAACACGCTGCACGGAAGCGGCGTGGATGAGACCGGCGCGGCCGTCGTGGGCCGCCTCTTCTTTGCGGATACGCCCGTCGGCGCCTCGGCGGCCCTGACCATGACCGTGGACGGCAGCATCCTCAGCGATCCCACGACCATCGTCGCCTCCCAGACCGTTGCAGGGGACGGAGCGGTGGCCAAGGCGATTGCCGCCCTCCAGAGCCAGGACATCGTAACGAGCGGTACGCAACAGGTAACGGCCAGTGAATACTGGGCCTCAACCGTATCGACGGTGGGGAGCGACATCTCGCTCAGTGAACAGAAGGCGGATCAGTCGGCCGCCGTCATGACGCAGCTTGAAAGCAGGCGGGCGAGCGTGTCCGGGGTCTCTCTGGACGAGGAAATGATCATGCTGATCCAGTATCAGCTGGGCTACTCTGCAGCCGGACAGCTGTGCAGCACGGCCCAGGATATACTCGATACGCTGATGGGCATCGTACAATAGGAGGCAATCCAATGACCCTGCGCATCACGGAAGGAGTCCGGTATCAGACGACCCTGGCCAGCATGAAATCGGCCCAGACGGGAACGACCGATATCGTGGAGCAGTTGAGCACGGGAAAGCGGATCAACCATCCCTCCGACGATCCCTCGGGAACCGAGAACCTCATGGTGTGGGATTCCGCCCGGAGTGAAATCGCCCAGTATCAGAGCCAGATCTCCTCGACGGATCTCTGGCTCCGGACGACCGACCTGGTCCTGGGGCGCGTCGGGGACCTGGTCGAACAGGCTGCCGACCTTGCAGCGGGAAACGTCTCTTCCGATTCCGTGCAGAGAGGAATCGCAGCCGACGCCATTGAAACGATCAAAACGGAACTTCTGAGTCTGGCAAATGAAAAGTGCGGAGACCGCTATCTTTTTGCCGGGACCGGTGCGGACGAGGCCGCCTTTTCCGTAACGACGGATGCCTTCGGCAACGAAACCTTCACCTATGAAGGCAATGACGACGGCCTCACCGTCGCCATCGGCAGGCAGTCGACCCTGGAGTACAGTACCACGGGGTCCGACGTTTTCTACCTGAACGGCCAGAGCGTCTTCCAGGTCCTGGCGGATCTGACGGCTGCCCTCGCGAGCGGCGATTCCGCCGCGATCGGCCAGGGCGCAGACGATCTCGAGGCGCTTTCGACCCGGGTCCTTGAGGCCCAGTCCGTCAACGGCGTCCGGCAGGAGCGGCTGGAGTCGGCAAAGGCATACCTGACGAACCTCGATGCAAAGCTGGCCGACCTGGTGGATGAGACCGAGACCGCCGACACGTCAGAGCTGGCCATCCAGTTCAGCCAGCAGGAGCTTGCTCTCGAGGCCTCCTACAAGCTGGCCTCCCGGGTGAATGAAATATCGATCCTGGATTTCATGAAATAGCCCCCGCCGTTCCTCCCCTTCTTTTTTTTCTAACCCGGAAAATCGCATCTTCCGTATCCCCCTCCCGCCGAAACGCGCCAGGTGCCCGTTTCGGCTTCGATTTTTCTGCTTTAAAAAATTCCCTCAAGTTTCCCCACCTGCATGTCGATAGGATGATCAAAAGGAATGGTGAGTCAACAAAACATGGTCACGGAAAGACGGAGACGAAAGAGAGAGGGGGTGGCGACACAGGGAATCCGGAAAATCTGGTAGCAGCGGCGGGAGAGGGTCCGACCGGACCCGGAGCAAGCAATCATCAGATCCAAAAAAAATAAAAAAAGCCCGGCAAGAATGCCGGACAAAAAACCCAGAAAAGGAGAAAAACCATGTCTTCCAACACGATTCAGCTGTCTTCGGGAATGAGAAACACCCTGCTGAGCCTTCAGCAGACCAACAACCTGCTCAACCAGACGTCGGAGCGCCTCGCTACGGGCAAGAAGGTGAACAGCGCCCTGGACGACGCACTCAGTTACTTCACGGCTTCGTCCCACACGAGCCGCGCCAGCGATCTGTCCCAGCTCAAGGACTCCATGGGTGAGGCCATCCAGACCATCAAGGCCGCCGACTCGGGTATCGAGGGGATCATCGATCTCATCGAGACCATGAAGGGCATCGCCAAGGACGCCTACTCCGCCACGGCATCGGAAGCCACCGACCTGGCGGCCCAGTATAACGCCATGGCGTCGCAGATCAGTGACTTGGCCGAAGATGCGAGCTATGGCGGAATGAACCTCCTGGGCAGCGACACGCTGACGGTGGTCTTCAACGAGGCCGGCGACAACACGATGGGCGTGACAGGATTCGACGGAAGTGCGACCGGTCTCGGCATTGCCACGGGCGCCTTCGGCAGTTCCGGAGCAATCGGCAGCGCCATTTCGGAACTTGATGCGGCCCTGTCCACCCTGCGGACCAAGTCCCAGACCATGTCGGCGAACCTGAGCGTCATCACGGCGCGGCAGGACTTTACCACGAACCTGATCAACGCCCTGACCGTGGGCGCCGATAACCTGACGGCGGCGGACACGAACGAAGAAGGAGCCAACATGCTGATGCTCCAGACCCGTCAGTCCCTCGGCACCACGTCCCTGAGCCTTGCCTCCCAGGCGGCCCAGTCGGTGCTGGCCCTGTTTTAATCGACGGGGAGTTGACGATATAACGGAGCGGGGAAGCCAGGCAGAGGACGGACCCTCCCTCCACTGATAGAGACAGGCTTTCCCCGGATCTTGCAACCATTCAGCGACCGGGAGGCAACCGCCTCCCGGTCGAGCACCCATTCATGGGGAAGGCGGAGCGATGCACATTTCAACCCTTGACAGATACAGCGGTGCTGTCGACCAGACAGCCAAAGAGTCCGCGGTCGCCGCTCCTCCCGGTGAGACGAAGTCGAGAGGATCCGCTCAACCTGCTGCAAACGGAGGACAGCCCCATCTGCTCCTCCGCCAGGCAGAGGCGATCGATGCGATTTTCCAGGAGGCCGCTTCCAAGCTCGACCAGATGAAGGACTCCCTTCAGGGGATCTTCAAGACGTATCCTCCCTATCCTCCCGGGAGTGAAGAGCGGGCGGAAAAACTGCAACAATACGACGCTCTCCGGAGGCAGATCGAGCAGCTCCGGCCCGAGACAACCCCTGAACCGGATGCGGCGGAAGAAAAGTCCGCTTCCGAGCCCCTGCCGACTGCCCAGAAAATATGGGACCTCGCCTTTGATGAACAGGGACGGATCCGTACCGTTTCCACGGACGAGGGAAATGCTTCAGGAACCGGAGGCAATCCCTGGCAGCTTCCCATTCTCCCCGAGAATGCTCCGGATGAAACGATCCGCGATACCGCCGACCGGATCGGACGTCTGTCCGAGGCGGTGGAGCAGAAACGAAGCGAGTTCTGGTCTTTTCTCGAACCGTACGCGCTGGCCGACCTCTACGCCTGATTCCCCCGATTCGATCACCCCGGAATTTTCTTCCCTTTCCATTTCTGCCTGACGGCACTTTTTTCTCCTCACCGTCTCGTCGGCTAAGCCGCTTTGTAAATCACAATCATATTAATAGTTTAAGTTCTTCCATCCTTGGCATGCGGTTTGCTTTATCGTCTGCAAGTGTCTTCCCCGGTCGATTCGGGGGGCATGGATGGTCTGGAGTTGCCGCAGGCAAACAAAGCAGGCGTGTCAAAAACCCAGGTCAAACATGACGGCGGGAAAGGGAAAGGGGGTGCGAGGAAACCGTTCCTGTCGGTCAATACGGGCGAATTGAGAAGTTTATGAACTGCAACCATGAATGAAAAAACAACGGCAAGAATGCCGATATCTATCCAAGAATAGGAGGAAGAAAGTCATGTCGAATTCAATTCAGTTAACAACGGGAATGAGAAACACCCTGCTGAGCCTTCAGCAGACCAATGACCTGCTCAACCAGACGTCGGAGCGCCTCGCCACGGGCAAGAAGGTGAACAGTGCCCTGGATAACGCCCTCAGCTATTTCACGGCAACGTCCCACACGAGCCGGGCCAGCGACCTGTCCCAGCTCAAGGACGCCATGGGGGAGGCCATCCAGACCATCAAGGCGGCCGATGCGGGCATCGAGGGGATCATCGATCTCATCGAGACCATGAAAGGCATTGCCAAGGACGCCTATTCGGCAACATCGACGGAAGCCACCGACCTGGCGGCCCAGTACAACGCCATGGCGTCGCAGATCAGTGACCTGGCCGAAGATGCGAGCTACGGCGGGATGAACCTCCTGGGCAGCGATACGCTGACGGTGGTATTCAACGAGGCCGGCGACAACACAATGTCGGTAACGGGGTTTGACGGAAGTGCGACCGGTCTCGGCATCGCCACGGGCGCCTTCGGCAGTTCCGGAGCGATCGGGAGTGCCATTGCGGAACTCGACTCGGCCCTTGCCACGCTCCGGACAAAGTCCCAGACCCTATCGGCGAACCTGAGCATCATCACTGCGCGGCAGGACTTCACCACCAACATGATCAACGCCCTGACCATCGGTGCGGACAATCTGACGGCGGCCGACACAAACGAAGAAGGGGCCAACATGCTGATGCTCCAGACCCGTCAGTCTCTTGGCACCACGTCCCTAAGCCTCGCTTCTCAGGCGGCCCAGTCGGTGTTGCAGCTGTTCTAACCCAAAGGAAACCGGGGACGGTGGAGGAATCCCTCCGCCGCCCCCCGGTTCATTCAGGGGGGCGTAATGGGCCTGAAAATTGAATTGAAACCCCACGAGCGGTTTATCCTCGGGGGTGCTGTCGTCCGGAACGGCAGTTCCCGGGCGGAACTCATCATAGAGAACAACGTGCCTCTCCTGAGGGGAAAGAACATCCTCTCGGTAGAGGAAGCGGATACCCCCTGCAAGCGGATCTTTTTCTCCGTTCAGCTGATGTACGTAGGGGGGGGGGACATGAAGTCGTATCACCGGACCTATTGGGAACTTGTCAACGAAGTGGTGAAAGCGGCTCCCAGCACGGTGGGGTTGATCGACACGATCAGCGAGCATATCCTGGGCGGGCAATATTATCAGGCCCTGAAAGCGGCCCGGGAACTGATAGAATATGAAGAGAGGTTGGTGAACCATGTACGGGAATCAAGTTAAGGCCTATCAGCAGACACAGAAAATGGGCATGACGGGCCGCGAGATCGAGGCACATGTCCTGACAAAGGCGGCCCTGAAGTTCCGGGAATGCCAGGACAACTGGGACAATGGCGGCAGCAACGGCATGCTGGGCGAGGCCGTTCGTTACAACCAGAAGATCTGGAGCGTCTTCCAGGGAGAGATGGTCGATCCGAACAATCCCATGCCCGTGAAACTGCGGGAGGACATCCTGACCCTGAGCCGTTTCATCGACAAGCGTTGCTTTGATATCATGGCTTTCCCCAAGCCGGAGAAACTCGACATTCTGATCCGGATCAACCTGAACCTGGCGGCGGGACTTCGTGGTTCCGCCGGCGAGGAAACCGACGAGTCCGGAGAGGAAGGTAACGAGTAAGCATTGATTCCCCACACCGGGCCGGACAAAAGGGTGGCCCGGTAGTGAAGACGAGATGAGCAGGGGTCAGGGAGTCGCCGCCTGCTTCAGGCGTTGCAATCTTTCAAGGGCCGGAGGGTAACCCGGCTGGATACGGAGGGCCGCTTCGTAACCTACCTTGGCTGCAGCGCTGCTCCCCAGTCGTAGAAAGCAATCCGCCCACTGGAGAAGAATCCGGTAGTCGTTCGGATGCGTCTTCACATACCGCTCATAGAACGGGAGCGCCTCGATCGTCCTTCCTGAAGAAGAAAGAGCGAAAGCAATCTGGAGACATGGCCCGTTTGAACCGGGATCCCGGTCAACGGCATTTCGATAGCTTTCCAGCGCCGCTTCCAGTTTCCCCCGTCGGAGTTGAACGTTCCCCAAGTCTCTGTAAAGCATTGCGTTTTCTGGATGGCGGTTCGTCATCTGGAGGAGTTCCTTTTCTGCCGCTTCCCAACTCTGCGCTCCCTCATAGGTACGCAGGAGGCCCAGCCCGGCTTCTGAATCCGATGGGTCCGATTCAACCAGTTCCCGGAACAGGGCGAGTGCCGTAGAAAAGTCTTTTTTCAACAGGTTTTGCCGGGCTGTTTCGAACCGGAGTTTCCGCTCATCCCGGGCGGTCTTTTCTTCCTGTTCCTTAAGGACCTGCTGTGCCGTCGACAGAACCTTTTGCTCCCTGAGTTCCAGGGCTTGCTCCATTATTTCCCGCACCTCCCCGGATGGCTCATGTCGCATCATCAGGATCCGGCACTCCAGGAGACACCCGACAAAGTCATTCTTTTCCAGGCATCGGCGGGCGGTCTCGATATGTCGAGTCTGGTCCTCCTCCCGTTTCTTTTGAAGACGTTCCCGGAACATTTGCTTTGCCTGGTGTCCGTCGGGGAGCCTTTCCAAGCACTCCCCGGCCTTTCCGAACTGGTTACGGTCCAGGTGGAGGGCGAACAGCTCCTCCATGGCGACGGTGCGAAAAGCCTCCGAGCGGGCCGCAGCTTCCAATTTGACGGCGGCCTTGACGAAGTCCCCCATCCGACGCAGGCAGAATCCCTGACGCAGGTGAAGTCCCGCCTCCGCATCGCTTCCTGGCGCAGCGGTCTGGAGCGCAGCGGCGACCGATGCATATTCTTTCAGAACGGGATGAACGTCGTCGATCTTTTCCATAAGTGGCGGGCAGCTGTCCTTCAGTCCCGAACACAGCTCTTCGCAATACCGGATTGCCTGAACGGCGATTTCCCGGGCATCGTTCGTATCCAGCGACTGTTCGCCGATCCTGATCAAATCGCGTCTGATCCTGACTGTGGCCAGGCGAATCAGCCGGCCTTCATCGAGCGTCTGCAGAACGGAAGCAAACGATTTCAGGACTTGCCGGTTAAGACCGTTCAGTTGGTTTATTCGCTGCGGCAGGCACTTTTCTCCTTTTCCGGGAAGCATGGTCTTCATCCTGCCGGTCATCTGCTCCAGCTTCTCAACATATCGAAGGAGCCGCTCCAGGTGCCGGCGTGATTCTTCCAACTCCAGATAAAGCCGGTTCGGGTCCGACCCGAGGGGGATGCGTGCCTTGGCAAGAAATTCCGTAACGGGAAATTCCTGGTGGCAATGCATCTCCAGGACCTCACTCAGGGGCATTCGCTCCGTCCCTGCGATATGGGCTCCTCCCTCGGTGGCATTGATGAACCGGCGGTCGGGATGATCACGGAGTGTCGTTTCAATCGCTTCCAGGAAGGCAAACAGGGAGGTATTGCTGAGGACGTGGTTTCCGTAATAGCCGGGGACCCAGCAGGCTGCCTGTTCATGGTCTCCCTGCTCATGTTCCGCGATTACGCGGTTGCCGCGGACCGTAACAGGCCTGCTGGCCAACGCCCCGCTGATATGGCTGGATTCCCCAAAGGCCAAGTCCTGGCCGGTGAAGATGATGGGGTTCGCCCCCACCATCAGGGCCAGATTCAAGGCGACCTGCGCCACCGTAAGGCTATGGCCTAAAAAGGGGGGCAAATCGCTGCCGGGAGTGCAAAGCAGGTTGTTCCGGTCCATGGTGACAAACAAATCCCCTTGGTATTCCAGAGGGACTTGCGGATGAACTTGAGGACTGGTCAGGAGGGGCATATCCGCGACGGCGAAGGCATCTTTGATCTCCAAATAGTTGGGTTCCCCGAAGTCAATGGAACAGATTATGTCGGGGCGCACATCATAGGCCAGCAGCACTCGAAGGGCCTGGGCGACTGCGATAATAAGCGTCTTCCCCTGTGCCTGTCGGAGAAGATGGATGTTTTTCTGCAGGGAGGGGCCTGTCGCTACGATGATGGCGGGCCGGTTTCGAAAGGTGCCGCTCAGGAGTCCCTCAGGGCTCCATCCCAGAAGGGTCTTCGGCAGGTTTTCCAACTCGTTCCGGATGATCTTGCCGCCTTCTTGGATAACCGTGTTGTAGTTGACCTGAATTGCATTTGTCTGGCGAAGACAGGTGTCGTGGAGAATGACAGTCTGGGTGTCCATCCGGCGGGTGAAGTCCTCCAGGAACAGATGGATCCGGCCGGTTAAGAGAACGCCGTTCTTTTCATGGATGACGCGACGAAGTGCTTGCTGTTCGGGAACGGCGAAGATCAAGATTCCCTTGCGGATCTCCGCAGAGTAGTCGTGAAGGGTCAGGGCCAGGCGGAGTATGTCCGGGTCTCTCTCCACGATGAAGACTGCATGACCCGTCTCCATGATGCTCAAGATATGGAGCGCCCTGTAGCCGAGTCCCAGGCCGAACAGGAAGGTCAGGCTTCCCTTCGGGAAGGACCGGTCAGCCAATTCCTCGCGCATGGCCTCAAAAGGGTTTTCCCTGTTGTAGAGGATGATGCGCCAGCCTCCGGGACGCTCGATTTCGAGATCAGGCAAACCGGACATGCTGGAGAGCAACTGATATTCACCAGGCTGGGAAGGGCATTCCTCCCACCAGGTCAGGAAAGCGGGGCAGCGCTCCCGGAGAGCGGCCAGGTTGGCGTCCAGATGGCCGTTCATTCAGGTTGTGCCTCGGGGGCGGGGGGTGCCGAGGCCTGAAAACGGATGTATTTCAGGAGTGCCCTTCCTTCCTGAAAATCCGGTTTCGTCTTCAGCCCCTCCAGGATGGTTTGTTCCGCCTGGTCCCAGTCTTTCTTTTCTATGAAGGCCCGGGCGAGGTTGTAGTAGAGCCCCTCGTCCTTGGGGTGGAAGAACAGAGCCTTCCTGAATTCCGTGACGGCGCGGTCGAAAAGGCCGGCTTTCCTGAATTCGATGCCGGCGGTGTTGCAGATCTGCAGAATCAGGGCCAGGGCCACCTCGTCGTTGCCGACGGCTTCCTTGGCCTGATCTTGGCTTCCTTCTTCGATCATCGCCAAGGCATCCTTCGCCTTCAACTCCGCTGCTTCCGGAGAGGGATTCTCGGCACCATCGACTCCGTCAGGATTTTGACGCGTCGTCACAGACATCGACAGTTCGTCCACCTGGATCTGGAGCATCTGCCGGAGGAAGTCGAGGGTGGTCTTGATATCGTTGTCCCGGAAGGAGACGGGGCCGAACTCGTCCAGAAATGCTCTGGATGAGGATATATCCTGTTGAAGACTGTTTACCGTTTCCCGGACCATCTTTTCGTCCGCCGGGATCATCGGCGTCCGAAGGATTCGCTCCAGGGTGTCCCTGAAAAGATGCAGGCATCCATGAAGATGCCCTTTTTTCAGGTGGATACGGCTCTCGTCCAGTTTTCTCAGAATCTGCACTGCGTCTTCTCGCCGCACCGTTTCCGCCATGGCATTCCTTTCCGGATCGTTGGTGACAAACACCACTATTCCTTCACGTTTCATGCCAGAAAAAATTTCCGGAAATGTTGCTTCATGGCTTAAGTCGCGGCGGCCGGATGCCGATAATATGAGCAGAAGAAATCTTAACCGAGGCGGTGCAGGAGGCACCTATGACCATTTCAACCTATCAGATTGACAGCGTCATCAAGGCGTACACGAAGCAGTACCGGGAACGGATTCGCGTCGGCCAAACGGATGAGCCGGCCCGTGACCACTCTGCCGACGTCGTCGACCTGTCCATGGGGAATGAACGGAAAGAAGGGGCCTTCGAGAAAATCTCCTACTCGCTGATGGACGTCCTGGTCGGAAAACGGAACCAGCCGTAAGGATGGGACGACCATGAATGCACATGCTGTTCTCGAAGACAGTCTCTTCGACAGACGAATCCTGGTGGTGGACGATTACGAACTCACCCGCCGGATGATCGTCGACGCCCTTCTCCAGACCGGTTACACCAGCGTCCAGGAGGCGACGGACGGACTGGAAGCCCTCGACAAGTTCCGGAACGGGTATCATGACCTGATCATCACGGATGTCATGATGCCACACATGGACGGGATGGAGCTGCTCGACCGTCTCCAGGAACTCCGGGCCAATTCGTCCATCATCCTGGTCACGGGACAGCCGGAGGTCGATGCCGGCGTGGCGGCCATGAAGCGGGGGGCCGTCGATTACATCCGGAAACCCTTCAACATCCAGGACCTCCTCTATAAAGTTGAAGTCTGTCTGCGGGAGCGCCATCTGCTGCCCGAGGAAGACAGGCAATCCGCCCTCGCGAGCAGTCAGCTGACGGAGAAGAAGAAGGAACTGTCCGTTCACAGCCACATTTACGAATCCGTCGAGAATATCGAGGGCGACAACCAGCAGGTCTTCGAAAAGATGGCGGAGTTGTCCCTGCGGGTCGTCGACGGGGCAGAGGCGACCATCTGGATCTTCGACGCCGAGTCCGACCAGTTCCATCCCCAGGTGATCCGAACCGCGGAGGGCCATTCCCACGACCCGGGAGGAGATGAAATCAAGGCCATTCCGTTTCTCTACCAGGTGGTGGACAAGCGGGAGGCCCTGGTGGTTCAATCGCCCGACGGGAACGGCGGGGCCGCTTCCCTGATCTGCGCTCCCCTGGTCATCCGGGGCGCCGTGTTCGGCGTGCTGGCGTTGCGGAAGAAGAAATACTCGGGCATCTTCAACAACAAGGACCTCCATTACATCGTCAGCCTGACCAAGCGGGCGTCGCTGAACCTGGAGAACAAGCTCCTCTACGAGAGCCTCTTTTCCAACGTCCTGGACACGTTCCAGTCGCTGGTCGCCTGCGTCCAGATGCGGGACAACTACACGCAGGAGCACTGCCGCCGCGTGACGAAGGCGGCTATCCGGACCGCCGAGGTTCTGGGGCTGGGCATCCAAGACCGGGAATGCCTGAAAGTGGCCGGCATTCTTCACGATGTGGGAAAGATCGCCATCCCGGACAACGTCCTGCTCAAGCCGGGGCGCCTGACGGATGATGAGTACACAATCATCAAGCAGCATCCCGCCCTGGGGGAAAACGTCCTGAAGCCCATCGCCCTGTTCGACCGGGAGCGGGAAATCATCCTTCACCATCATGAGCGCTGGGACGGACTGGGGTATCCATCCGGTCTCGCCGGTAAGGACATCCCACTCCTGTCCCGGATCGTCGCCGTTGTGGACACCTTCGACGCCATGACCAACAACAGGCCCTACCGGCAGGCGCTGGACGTCGAAACGGCGTTGAATGAAATCCGGCGCAACCGGGGAACCCAGTTCGATCCGGACGCGGCCGACGCGTTCCTCAGCCTTTATTGACGGGCACCCTTTCCGATTATCAACCCTTCGATTCCAGAATCGTTTTAAGCTATGAGCATCACTTCGTCCGGCCTTCGGAAAGGCGACGCGTTTCGGCGTCGTCTTTCCGAAAGGCCGGGAAGTGCTCGGCATGGAAATTGTATGTTTATCGCTTATATCTACAGGGAGCATTCCATGGTTGCATTCGTAAAAAATTCGGATCCGGGTCTGATCGGGAACATTCTCCCGAAAGGCGGCGAATCGTCGGCCGGTTCCACCGGCGGAGCGTTCCGGGGGGAGGCGGCCTTCGAGTCCCTCCTGA encodes the following:
- a CDS encoding tetratricopeptide repeat protein — its product is MKREGIVVFVTNDPERNAMAETVRREDAVQILRKLDESRIHLKKGHLHGCLHLFRDTLERILRTPMIPADEKMVRETVNSLQQDISSSRAFLDEFGPVSFRDNDIKTTLDFLRQMLQIQVDELSMSVTTRQNPDGVDGAENPSPEAAELKAKDALAMIEEGSQDQAKEAVGNDEVALALILQICNTAGIEFRKAGLFDRAVTEFRKALFFHPKDEGLYYNLARAFIEKKDWDQAEQTILEGLKTKPDFQEGRALLKYIRFQASAPPAPEAQPE
- a CDS encoding response regulator codes for the protein MNAHAVLEDSLFDRRILVVDDYELTRRMIVDALLQTGYTSVQEATDGLEALDKFRNGYHDLIITDVMMPHMDGMELLDRLQELRANSSIILVTGQPEVDAGVAAMKRGAVDYIRKPFNIQDLLYKVEVCLRERHLLPEEDRQSALASSQLTEKKKELSVHSHIYESVENIEGDNQQVFEKMAELSLRVVDGAEATIWIFDAESDQFHPQVIRTAEGHSHDPGGDEIKAIPFLYQVVDKREALVVQSPDGNGGAASLICAPLVIRGAVFGVLALRKKKYSGIFNNKDLHYIVSLTKRASLNLENKLLYESLFSNVLDTFQSLVACVQMRDNYTQEHCRRVTKAAIRTAEVLGLGIQDRECLKVAGILHDVGKIAIPDNVLLKPGRLTDDEYTIIKQHPALGENVLKPIALFDREREIILHHHERWDGLGYPSGLAGKDIPLLSRIVAVVDTFDAMTNNRPYRQALDVETALNEIRRNRGTQFDPDAADAFLSLY